The uncultured Cohaesibacter sp. region GGTCGATTGGTCAGTTATTAAGTGAACAGAATGTTGGGCGTTTAAAGAAGAGGGGGCGCGCGGCTGGTGCCAACGCGGGGAGAAAGAGACAGCGTCCCGTCAGAAGGGGCGGTTGGCCAGAAAACTGTTGTAATCGAATGGACTGGCCGCTCGCAAGGCTGTGTATGATTATTGAAGCCAAGATCGTGCAGCGCTGTGAGGGCGCAGATTGCGCAGTCCTTTTCAAGAGTGGCCGGGGTCTCTTCGCCATCAAAAGAAACTGCAGCCAGGCCGTTGGCTGTACAGATGATTCCGAAATACATATCGTCACCCGTCGTGCCAGCTGCGGCTTCCGCGCTGGTGGACAGGTGAATGCCGAAGGCCAGAACCTGCAACCACATGGCACACAATGCGAGCAAAGTGATCGCTCGTTGGCTGCGCAGGCGTTTAAACAGGGTGGGTTTCTGGTTCATCGATCGTCGTTCGATTTCGTTTGAATTCTGAATGGTCTCGCATGCACATTGCGTGCGTCCGCAAAAGTGCATCTTGTATTCATATTTGAAAATCAAGAGCTTTTACATGGGGCATCTCGCCACACCCTGAACCGTTTCCCCAGTCTATCCCTAGTCTTGCCCTGCGAAAACACTGCGACTTATGGGATTTTGGTAGCATCGCTTTACCTCTCAAGTGGATATCGCTGCACAAAACAATTGCTTTGGCCTCTCTTGCGCCTCGCTCCTTAAAAATCTGCGCCCTTGAGGCTCATGCAACAGCCTGACGCAAGTTTGCTCGGTCATTTTGGATATCAATTGCGAACCCGATGCGACGAGCGCGCCAAAGCGAGGATTAAATGAGCAACTCAGACGGCTTGATGGGAAAGTGTTTTTCTCTGCACTCCTCTTTGGGAACGAGCCTGCTGCAGATAATTGGTTTGGTGCTTGCAGTCTCCATGGCCAATGCTGCTGACGCCAAGGCCCCTGCAAACGGTAAAACGGTTGAGGCAGGAATAAGTTCCAACGAAAAAGCAAAAACAGTTGACCAGATCGACGCTAACAGTTTCTGCGAAAATATCTCCGATCTGGCGTCAGAACAGAGATATGCCTGGCAGCTGCAAAATCTCATTGCGCTGCAAAGCGACATAGACGGACGCATCGAAAAGCTCGAAGCACTCCGCGCCGACGTCAAGGGCTGGATCGCCAAACGCGACAAGGTGCTCAACGACGTCAAGGAACACATCATCACG contains the following coding sequences:
- a CDS encoding DUF2946 family protein, with product MNQKPTLFKRLRSQRAITLLALCAMWLQVLAFGIHLSTSAEAAAGTTGDDMYFGIICTANGLAAVSFDGEETPATLEKDCAICALTALHDLGFNNHTQPCERPVHSITTVFWPTAPSDGTLSLSPRVGTSRAPPLL
- a CDS encoding MotE family protein, which codes for MSNSDGLMGKCFSLHSSLGTSLLQIIGLVLAVSMANAADAKAPANGKTVEAGISSNEKAKTVDQIDANSFCENISDLASEQRYAWQLQNLIALQSDIDGRIEKLEALRADVKGWIAKRDKVLNDVKEHIITVYERMRPEAAAERLAAVDDQVAIALLAKMKPRVVSAILNEMDAAKASDLTQEMASLVEIKSGERDQ